The sequence CAAAGGCGTGCTTATTTCTAACGGCCCTGGCAAAACCAGCGGCTATGCCTGCTTTAACTTGCAAGACCGGGGCGTTCTTTTCGTTTCTCCGGGCGATGATGTCTACGAAGGCATGGTAGTGGGAGAAAACAGCCGCGACAACGATCTTGTTGTAAACGTCACCAAAGGCAAGCAGCTGACCAACGTACGCGCTGCGGGAAGCGACGAGAATATTATTCTTACACCTGCCCGCCGCTTTACGCTCGAACAGGCAATTGATTATATTCAAGATGACGAACTCATTGAAGTCACTCCGGATTCAATCCGCATGCGCAAACGCTTCTTAACGGAAAACGAACGCAAGCGCCAAGCGTCCGGTAAATAAACGAATTAGAATCTGACAAGCGCGAAAGATGAAAAATGGCAAGGCAGCCCAATTTTTAATATGGACCGCCTTGCCATTTTTCATCTCCAACACTTTGACGCAGTCGAAAGAGCAAAAAAAACTCCACACTCAGATTAAATAGAGGGGTGCAAGCAATAGCGGCACCCCTTCTGATCCCCTTTCTCTATGCTCTTTTACGTGCTAGGGTTTATTTCTTTTTAGTAAAATGACAGGACGGGTCCGGATCAAAAAAGTAATTCCATAGGATACACAGAAATTACAGAGAGGAAGTTTGCTAACATCGACAATTCTTCTAAAAATTGTCCCTGTCATCCTGAATTGAATGAAATTTGAACGAGAATGAAAGCTATCGCCTTCATCCTCGTCTATCGATCGATTGCCTTATTTTTCATCTTTTGATTGGCTAGACAGCTCTGCAATGAACTGGCGGAAAGGGGTCGTCTGCCTAAGCCCCTCTAACCAGTCGTCGTGAAGCAGGTCTTCGATGGCCGGTAAGACGCCAAATAACTGCGCCTTTTCAATATAGTGCATTGCATGCGAATAATTAGACGTTAAAGAATAGAGCCCTGCTAATTGATAGAAGGCTTGATTATTTCCAAGGGAGGCCGCTTGCATGAGATGATGCTCAGCCTGTCGGTATAGAGTATGCGAACGTTCAGGATGATGAATATCATGCACTAATAAAGCCAAATTAATTAAAGAGATCCCAAAGTCCATGTGAATGATCTCATCTTCTGGATCTTGTTCCAGGAGAAACTGAAAATGCTCCATTGCTTTGTAGTAAGGCTCCACGTCAAACATCGCTTCACCCAAATGCGACAAGGCCAAAGCTAAATTATAACGGGCTTGCGTGTAATCGGGATCCAGCTGAAGCACATGGGTCAATATTTGAATCGCTTTTTCAAAATGGCGCGGCTCCTCTGCAAGATCGCCTAAAAGATCGAACGCGCAGCCATAATTATAGATCCATTCCAAATCCACATCTTCATTTTCTAAATCAATAAGCGGCTGCTTTAGCGCATGCTCGAATTTTTCAATGGCCTGCTCGGCAAATTCAGCTTGATCGCTCACTTCCGCTAATTTCATTAGAGCAACGCCCCAGTCATTCCAGAATTGAGCAAAAGATCCTCCCCCGCATTCAATGACATGGGCACAATAGCGGACAGCCTTTTCAAATAAGACCTCTTGATCAGTCAGCTCCCCTAAAGCAAAATGCGCTAAAGCCATGCCATACCACAGAAGAGGATTCTGCCGCGATAAAGAGAGGCCATACTGGAATTTCTCTATTGCTTGATTGTAATAGTCTTCTTCCGAAAAATAACGCCCCAGCTCATTCAAACAAGATCCATAGAGATACCAAGTATCCGAACTCTCTGGATGAATCTCTAGACTTTTTAAAATTTTTAATCGGGCAGATTGAATGAGATCCAACCTTTCGTGCTGAGCGCCTAAAAACAACTCAGTCTCTGCCCAGCAACTCAAGATCTGCGGATGATCGGGTTCTAATTTATTCGCTTTAGCGAATTTCTCTAAACTATGCTCCAACTTGTCAAAATCGCGTTTGTATTTTCCC is a genomic window of Candidatus Protochlamydia phocaeensis containing:
- a CDS encoding tetratricopeptide repeat protein codes for the protein MTPIHQALIDIQNSQNFEKLEGFKDSTVWTSMKQEERALLARLLIIQGAQQLSQGNHRVLESFNVAAQVSDYSPVILHEQGVIFASYTGNMRCLALAHQAFMQVIEKEPLLFDAWYKDALVLIEMGIFEGESHYFSDAHQRFEKAHSLLGQAPSSLALEEFYWKWGVCLASLGKYSGEPLDFHQAIEKYQQADKLGCHVAAFFNDYGHALADLASLLHRQEYFSEALKLFNQAVRHNPQSFEGWYNQACCILRLTEAVVHEKLLEQADASFAKAAELNPNNSMLWLKWGQLETALGKYKRDFDKLEHSLEKFAKANKLEPDHPQILSCWAETELFLGAQHERLDLIQSARLKILKSLEIHPESSDTWYLYGSCLNELGRYFSEEDYYNQAIEKFQYGLSLSRQNPLLWYGMALAHFALGELTDQEVLFEKAVRYCAHVIECGGGSFAQFWNDWGVALMKLAEVSDQAEFAEQAIEKFEHALKQPLIDLENEDVDLEWIYNYGCAFDLLGDLAEEPRHFEKAIQILTHVLQLDPDYTQARYNLALALSHLGEAMFDVEPYYKAMEHFQFLLEQDPEDEIIHMDFGISLINLALLVHDIHHPERSHTLYRQAEHHLMQAASLGNNQAFYQLAGLYSLTSNYSHAMHYIEKAQLFGVLPAIEDLLHDDWLEGLRQTTPFRQFIAELSSQSKDEK